In one Meiothermus sp. Pnk-1 genomic region, the following are encoded:
- a CDS encoding ABC transporter ATP-binding protein produces the protein MVALETQGLTKDFRGFRAVNEVNLRVNQGAIHALVGPNGAGKTTLFNLLTGFLKPSAGRVFLFGEEVTGLAPFEIARRGVARSFQIARLFAHLTALEHVVLALQRSTPYPYRFWMSEGVLGRFTPKALEILTLVGLESQAHQPAGTLPYGQKRALELALALALEPRLLLLDEPTAGMGLEDVARTVELIQRLRQGRTIVLVEHNMGVVAELAEQVTVLQYGSVLAEGSYAELRQDPRVIEAYLGAAHA, from the coding sequence ATGGTGGCTCTCGAAACGCAGGGACTGACCAAGGATTTCCGCGGTTTTCGCGCAGTGAACGAGGTAAACCTTCGGGTAAACCAAGGTGCGATCCACGCCCTGGTGGGCCCGAACGGGGCAGGCAAGACCACCCTGTTTAATCTGCTCACGGGCTTCCTCAAACCCTCGGCGGGACGGGTCTTCCTCTTTGGGGAGGAGGTCACCGGGCTAGCCCCCTTCGAGATCGCCCGGCGAGGGGTAGCCCGCTCGTTTCAGATCGCTCGGCTCTTCGCCCACCTCACCGCCCTGGAGCACGTAGTTCTAGCCCTACAACGGTCTACGCCCTACCCGTATCGCTTTTGGATGAGCGAAGGGGTGCTGGGACGTTTCACACCCAAAGCCCTGGAGATCCTCACCCTCGTCGGCTTGGAAAGCCAAGCCCACCAACCCGCGGGTACTCTGCCCTATGGGCAAAAACGGGCCCTGGAACTGGCCTTGGCCCTGGCCTTGGAGCCCCGGCTGCTCCTGTTAGACGAGCCTACCGCGGGGATGGGCCTAGAGGATGTGGCGCGTACGGTAGAGCTTATCCAACGCCTGCGCCAGGGGCGCACCATCGTGCTGGTAGAGCACAACATGGGGGTGGTGGCCGAACTGGCCGAACAGGTGACGGTTTTGCAGTACGGGAGCGTGCTGGCGGAAGGGAGCTATGCCGAGCTGCGCCAAGACCCGCGGGTGATCGAGGCGTACCTGGGGGCAGCCCATGCTTAG
- a CDS encoding CdaR family transcriptional regulator: MAHRYAQEIPDYSRLDDLLLFKDVAVVSFECLRGLKHYAQGEGLPKGELEGLVAAASQRRREQRISLGALLRAYRLWGKQTLTVLSQEAPAALPTLALGVAELVDLASEVSSQAYSQPSCEPLLQGQVVGVAIPREYPAAGAVLPRYLAALGQSSHWRQDHQGFYLYWPGALEDVLPQAQRLGQEAQAVVLLQQGKGERLGSLHEDLEEAIRLAKLSRLRPGAYETRVLWPLALVLDSPRSQERLLGLLAPLEGHPELVATVQEYLEARLSPKRVAHRLGIHINTIFYRLRRVEELTGCDLGRLEDLALLQLAFRLEEAMRRSSSG; this comes from the coding sequence ATGGCCCACCGGTACGCCCAGGAGATTCCCGATTACTCCCGCCTCGATGACCTTTTGCTCTTTAAGGATGTGGCCGTGGTCTCCTTCGAGTGCCTACGAGGGCTGAAGCACTACGCCCAAGGGGAGGGGCTTCCCAAAGGGGAGCTCGAGGGCCTGGTGGCGGCGGCGAGCCAGCGTCGCAGAGAACAGCGGATAAGCCTGGGTGCCCTGCTACGGGCTTACCGGTTGTGGGGCAAACAGACCCTTACAGTGCTATCCCAGGAGGCTCCTGCCGCCTTGCCTACGCTGGCTTTGGGGGTGGCCGAGCTGGTGGACCTTGCGAGTGAGGTTTCCAGCCAAGCCTACTCCCAACCGTCGTGTGAGCCGTTGCTGCAGGGGCAGGTGGTGGGCGTGGCTATTCCCCGTGAGTACCCGGCGGCCGGGGCGGTCTTGCCCAGATATCTTGCCGCGCTGGGGCAGAGTTCCCATTGGCGGCAGGACCACCAGGGTTTCTACCTGTACTGGCCGGGTGCCTTGGAGGATGTGTTGCCTCAGGCCCAGCGGTTGGGCCAGGAGGCGCAGGCGGTAGTGCTCCTTCAGCAGGGCAAGGGAGAGCGGCTTGGCTCTTTGCACGAGGATCTGGAAGAAGCTATCCGGTTGGCGAAGCTGAGCAGGCTGCGTCCTGGAGCTTACGAAACGCGGGTGTTGTGGCCGCTGGCGCTGGTCTTGGATTCCCCCAGAAGTCAGGAGCGCTTGCTTGGGCTGCTGGCCCCGCTCGAGGGCCATCCCGAACTGGTGGCGACGGTACAGGAATACCTCGAGGCCCGGCTCTCTCCCAAGCGGGTAGCCCATCGCCTAGGGATACATATCAACACGATCTTTTACCGCCTGCGCCGGGTGGAAGAACTCACCGGCTGCGATCTGGGGCGGCTGGAAGATCTCGCCCTGTTGCAGCTCGCGTTTCGTTTGGAGGAAGCCATGCGCCGCTCTTCCTCGGGATAG